The nucleotide window AGGGCTCACCACCGGTGAGTCGCAGGGTGTGCACCCCAAGGGATACGGCCGTCTCCACGAGCTGAACGCGCTCGCCCTGGCTGAGCAGCTCAGGTGGATCTTCCCCCTCCGGGCAGCAGTAGGGGCAAGCCAGGTTGCAGCGGGCTGTGAGCGACAGGCGCAGCACCCCCAGGGGCCGGCCGAGCTGATCCAGGGGACCTTGCGCCATGGGCGCACGCTAGGGCCAGAGCGCGGCGGCGGCGGCGGGGTCGTTGGCGTTGCGCAGGGGGGCGGCCGGCAGGGGCACGCTGCGGGCGCCCACCGCCTCCAGCCAGCCCTGCAGGCTGCGGCGGCCCAGGGCGAGGTGCGCCTGAAGCGAGGCCCGCTGCTGTCGATCGGCGGGGTAGATCCCCAGCAGCGGCTGCAGGCGTTCGCCATCGTGGGCCACCAGCACCTGCCCGGGGTCGCGATGCGCTTCCTGGCAGAGGATGTCGAGGCTGTCGCCATCCAGCCAGGGCATGTCGACGGGGCAGAGCAGCAACAAGGCACCTGGGTGGTGCTCCATCAGCCGGGCCAGGGCCCGCAGGGGCCCCTCCCAGGGGGCCGGTTCTTCGAGGATCTCCAGGGGCACCGCCAGGGAGGGGGCGATGGCCCGGGCCAGATCGAGGTGGCTGGGGTGCCGGCTGAGCACAGTGATCGGGGCGCCAGCCAGGGCCAGCAAGCGCAGGCTGCGCTCCAGCCAGCTGCCCCCTTCCGGGTGGGGCAGCAGGGCCTTGTCGCGGCCCATGCGGCGGCTCTCGCCGCCACTGAGCAGGCAGGTCCGCAGGGGGGGCATGGTCCGCGGGTCCAAGGCCAACGGCGGCAGCGGCTCACCCTATGGCGCCCCCATTCCGGGGGCAGCGCTGAGCCCATCAATTCCGTAGCGGTTGCTACCGGAGCGGCCCTGGGCGCTCCGTAGGGTCCGGCCACCGTTCCCACCAGCCATGGCCGCCGCTTCGGTCCCTTCCGAGCTCACCACCACGCTGCTGGCGGCCAAGCGTCGGCTTGGTTTGAGCTTCGCTGATCTGGGCGCTCTGATCGGCACCGATGAGGTCTGGGTGGCGAGCCTGCTGCATGGCCAGGCGATGGCGACCGCCCAGGAGGCCTCCACGTTGCTGACGGCTCTGCAGCTCGAGGCCTCCCTGCTCGAAGAGCTCACCGCCTACCCGCTCAAGGGTGCCCTCAATCCGGTGATTCCCACCGATCCGCTGCTCTACCGCTTCTTTGAAATCCTGCAGGTCTATGGGTTGCCGCTCAAGGACGTGATCCAGGAAAAGTTCGGCGACGGCATCATGTCGGCGATCGACTTCACCCTCCATGTCGATCGGGTGGAGGACCCCAAGGGCGATCGGGTGAAGGTGACAATGAATGGCAAGTTCCTGCCCTACCGCAAGTGGTGAGTGGCGCCGAGTCCGGCAACGCCCGCGCCCAGTGTCCCTATTGCGGTGTGGGTTGCGGCCTCGATCTCAAACCCCCGGCCGAACCGGATGGCAGCTGGACGGCCCGGGGTGATCGCCAGCACCCCTCCTCCCTGGGGCAGGTGTGCATCAAGGGGGCCACCGTTGGTGAAACGCTCGACCGCGGCCGCCTCACCACGCCCCTGTACCGCGAGCGCACCGATCAGCCCTTCACCCCGATCGACTGGGAGACGGCTTTCCAAATTCTGGTGCGGCAGATCCAGAAGGTGCGCGCTGAGCTGGGGCCGCAGGGCCTGGCGATGTATGGATCGGGTCAGTTCCTCACCGAGGACTACTACCTGGCCCAGAAGCTGTTCAAGGGGGCCCTGGGCAGCAACAACTTCGATGCCAACTCCCGCCTGTGCATGAGCTCAGCGGTGTCGGGCTACGCCCGCAGCCTGGGCTCCGATGGCCCCCCCTGCTGCTACGACGATCTCGATCTGGCCGACACGGTGTTCGTCATCGGCGCCAACATCGCCGAGTGCCATCCGGTTCTGTTCCAGCGGCTCGTCAAGCGCCATCGCAAGCGCCAGGATCCCGATGAGCTTCGGGTGGTGGTCGTCGATCCGCGCGAAACCGCCACCATCGGCATCGCCGACCACTACCTCGCCATCCACCCCGGCACCGATCTGGTGCTGCTGCATGGCATCGGCCATCTGCTGCTGAAGCAGGCGGCGATCGACCACAGCTTCATCGAGGAAGCGACCGAGGGCTTCAGTGCCTGCGCCGCGCTGCTCCAGGAGTGGACGCCGTCCCGGGTCGCCCAGCTCTGCGGCATCAGCGAAGAGCAGCTCCAGGAGCTGGCCCAGCTCTGGGGACGCAGCCGCGCGGTGCTGAGTCTGTGGTCGATGGGAGTCAATCAGTCGGCGGAGGGCTCGGCGACCGTCAGCGGGATCATCAACCTGCATCTGCTCACCGGCCAGATCGGGCGGCCGGGGGCGGGGCCCTTTTCACTCACCGGCCAGCCCAACGCCATGGGCGGCCGTGAGGCGGGGGGCCTGGCCCAGTTGCTGCCCGGGTACCGCGCTGTGGCCGAGCCGACGCACCGGGCCGAGTTGGAGCGCCACTGGGGCCTGGCCCCGGGCGCCATCTCCGCCGAACCGGGGCTGGATGTGTGGCGGCAGATCGAGGCGATGGAGCGCGATCAGCTGGGGCTGTGGTGGGTGGCGGCCACCAACCCGCTGGTGAGTCTGCCCTCCCTCGATCGGGTGCGCGCCGCCGTCGCCCGCTGCCCGTTGGTGGTGCTGTCGGAGGCCTACGTGGGCACCGAAACCGAAGCCGTGGCGCACCTGGTGTTGCCGGCGGCCCAGTGGAGTGAGAAGGCGGGGGTGATGACCAACTCCGAGCGCCGCGTCACCCTTTGCTCCGCCTTCCGAGCGCCCCCCGGTGAAGCCCGCCCCGACTGGGCCGTGTTCGCCGAGCTGGGCCGCCGCCTGGGGTTCGTCGAGCTGTTCAGCTACGGCTCCAGCGCCGAGGTCTACGACGA belongs to Cyanobium sp. ATX 6F1 and includes:
- a CDS encoding radical SAM protein, with protein sequence MAQGPLDQLGRPLGVLRLSLTARCNLACPYCCPEGEDPPELLSQGERVQLVETAVSLGVHTLRLTGGEP
- a CDS encoding molybdenum cofactor guanylyltransferase, encoding MDPRTMPPLRTCLLSGGESRRMGRDKALLPHPEGGSWLERSLRLLALAGAPITVLSRHPSHLDLARAIAPSLAVPLEILEEPAPWEGPLRALARLMEHHPGALLLLCPVDMPWLDGDSLDILCQEAHRDPGQVLVAHDGERLQPLLGIYPADRQQRASLQAHLALGRRSLQGWLEAVGARSVPLPAAPLRNANDPAAAAALWP
- the cynS gene encoding cyanase, which codes for MAAASVPSELTTTLLAAKRRLGLSFADLGALIGTDEVWVASLLHGQAMATAQEASTLLTALQLEASLLEELTAYPLKGALNPVIPTDPLLYRFFEILQVYGLPLKDVIQEKFGDGIMSAIDFTLHVDRVEDPKGDRVKVTMNGKFLPYRKW
- a CDS encoding molybdopterin oxidoreductase family protein, whose protein sequence is MSGAESGNARAQCPYCGVGCGLDLKPPAEPDGSWTARGDRQHPSSLGQVCIKGATVGETLDRGRLTTPLYRERTDQPFTPIDWETAFQILVRQIQKVRAELGPQGLAMYGSGQFLTEDYYLAQKLFKGALGSNNFDANSRLCMSSAVSGYARSLGSDGPPCCYDDLDLADTVFVIGANIAECHPVLFQRLVKRHRKRQDPDELRVVVVDPRETATIGIADHYLAIHPGTDLVLLHGIGHLLLKQAAIDHSFIEEATEGFSACAALLQEWTPSRVAQLCGISEEQLQELAQLWGRSRAVLSLWSMGVNQSAEGSATVSGIINLHLLTGQIGRPGAGPFSLTGQPNAMGGREAGGLAQLLPGYRAVAEPTHRAELERHWGLAPGAISAEPGLDVWRQIEAMERDQLGLWWVAATNPLVSLPSLDRVRAAVARCPLVVLSEAYVGTETEAVAHLVLPAAQWSEKAGVMTNSERRVTLCSAFRAPPGEARPDWAVFAELGRRLGFVELFSYGSSAEVYDEFTACTRGRLCDQGGLSHQLLAEHGPQQWPFPLGTPPGGGVSRLYTEGRFPTPSGRARFLADQPLGLAEPPDDDYPLVLTVGRHLSQWHTMTRTGKVERLLAMEPEPLLEVHPDDAELAGLREGGLALISSRRGSLTATVTITRRIRPGTVFLPMHWGAAQATPCEANRLMHELGCPISKQPELKAAAVCLEPVDA